A window of Scomber scombrus chromosome 23, fScoSco1.1, whole genome shotgun sequence contains these coding sequences:
- the LOC134005952 gene encoding uncharacterized protein LOC134005952 isoform X2, which yields MKKLWSRLCFLVLAVSSVSRGQDETVTQATDYEDADSTASTTATLPVSPNGTENSFTNFTSSESPDIHTLVETTDPVTNQTNSTAEEETAIRGNSSAEEGSGTSPPMTTSTEQPVSETDNDDAPAWTTVTPVKIEDGGSSSWGYVILVFIVLAIIILCVILLFLRKISRSYSFDLQRPSPANHGNEPIGTFEPVYLDDLDHTGPTDLVTNNDYSPPPVTNGTTVQLEDKESSGESVLQEQEANGLETVSIGNNSPSAETPLELGSSTVFFDAVGEEQQNENNNNPCETVCIDIHNTMEPSSDLFQ from the exons ATGAAGAAGTTGTGGAGTCGCCTCTGCTTCCTCG tTCTAGCAGTATCGTCTGTTTCCAGAGGACAGGATGAAACTGTTACCCAAGCTACCGACTATGAAGATGCAG ATTCCACTGCCTCCACGACTGCTACCCTACCAGTGTCGCCGAATGGAACTGAAAATAGTTTCACCAACTTCACGTCTTCCGAATCCCCTGATATCCATACATTAGTGGAAACAACAGATCCAGTAACCAACCAAACTAACTCTACG gcagaagaagaaacagctaTACGTGGGAATTCCTCTGCAGAGGAAGGATCCGGTACATCACCACCTATGACTACCTCAACCGAACAGCCAGTGAGCGAGACTGATAATGACGATGCTCCTGCGTGGACGACCGTCACCCCAG TCAAAATTGAAGACGGGGGTAGTTCGTCCTGGG GTTATGTGATCCTGGTGTTCATCGTCCTGGCGATCATTATTCTGTGTGTCATCCTCTTGTTTCTCCGAAAAATCTCCAGG tcgTATTCATTTGACCTCCAGCGCCCGAGTCCCGCCAACCATGGCAACGAACCAATAGGCACCTTTGAACCAGTCTACCTGGATGACTTGG ATCATACAGGCCCTACAGACCTGGTGACCAACAATGACTATTCACCTCCTCCAGTCACCAACGGCACAACTGTACAGTTGGAGGACAAGGAGTCCAGCGGAGAGAGCG TTCTGCAGGAACAAGAAGCCAACGGTTTGGAGACTGTGTCCATCGGTAACAACAGCCCCTCAGCTGAAACCCCATTGGAGTTGGGGAGTAGCACTGTATTCTTCGATGCGGTCGGGGAGGAGCAGCAAAacgaaaacaacaacaacccatGTGAGACAGTGTGTATAGATATACACAATACAATGGAGCCCAGCAG CGATTTGTTCCAGTGA
- the LOC134005952 gene encoding uncharacterized protein LOC134005952 isoform X1, with product MKKLWSRLCFLVLAVSSVSRGQDETVTQATDYEDADSTASTTATLPVSPNGTENSFTNFTSSESPDIHTLVETTDPVTNQTNSTAEEETAIRGNSSAEEGSGTSPPMTTSTEQPVSETDNDDAPAWTTVTPVKIEDGGSSSWGYVILVFIVLAIIILCVILLFLRKISRSYSFDLQRPSPANHGNEPIGTFEPVYLDDLDHTGPTDLVTNNDYSPPPVTNGTTVQLEDKESSGESVLQEQEANGLETVSIGNNSPSAETPLELGSSTVFFDAVGEEQQNENNNNPSICSSDPFVEINLDGPAWSNQLLTSPEVPSSVLPFSPFSFSPSS from the exons ATGAAGAAGTTGTGGAGTCGCCTCTGCTTCCTCG tTCTAGCAGTATCGTCTGTTTCCAGAGGACAGGATGAAACTGTTACCCAAGCTACCGACTATGAAGATGCAG ATTCCACTGCCTCCACGACTGCTACCCTACCAGTGTCGCCGAATGGAACTGAAAATAGTTTCACCAACTTCACGTCTTCCGAATCCCCTGATATCCATACATTAGTGGAAACAACAGATCCAGTAACCAACCAAACTAACTCTACG gcagaagaagaaacagctaTACGTGGGAATTCCTCTGCAGAGGAAGGATCCGGTACATCACCACCTATGACTACCTCAACCGAACAGCCAGTGAGCGAGACTGATAATGACGATGCTCCTGCGTGGACGACCGTCACCCCAG TCAAAATTGAAGACGGGGGTAGTTCGTCCTGGG GTTATGTGATCCTGGTGTTCATCGTCCTGGCGATCATTATTCTGTGTGTCATCCTCTTGTTTCTCCGAAAAATCTCCAGG tcgTATTCATTTGACCTCCAGCGCCCGAGTCCCGCCAACCATGGCAACGAACCAATAGGCACCTTTGAACCAGTCTACCTGGATGACTTGG ATCATACAGGCCCTACAGACCTGGTGACCAACAATGACTATTCACCTCCTCCAGTCACCAACGGCACAACTGTACAGTTGGAGGACAAGGAGTCCAGCGGAGAGAGCG TTCTGCAGGAACAAGAAGCCAACGGTTTGGAGACTGTGTCCATCGGTAACAACAGCCCCTCAGCTGAAACCCCATTGGAGTTGGGGAGTAGCACTGTATTCTTCGATGCGGTCGGGGAGGAGCAGCAAAacgaaaacaacaacaacccat CGATTTGTTCCAGTGACCCATTTGTTGAGATAAACCTGGATGGCCCGGCCTGGAGCAACCAGCTACTCACCTCTCCTGAAGTtccctcctccgtcctccctttctctcctttctccttctccccttCTTCTTAG